A genomic segment from bacterium encodes:
- a CDS encoding radical SAM protein, translated as MIDILFINPPLAGKRRLREFSSIGSHNPPVNLLYLSAAAEKAGFKSQILDAEISKFSIGLTVQEILKINPKFVGITAMTLSIETAAVIAKKLKSSDKGIQIIIGGIHLTSLPEKTMNDYPHFDIGVIGEGDITIVELLDTLSKNTPLENVKGIIYRTGNKIKITDARCFIEDLDELPFPSFHLLQNFPNKYRPSIQKFRRMPSSILLTSRGCPYKCIFCDSKGLKNSYRSYSVKYIISLIKYLQANYKIKDINFHDDTFTLYRHKIIEFCNTILSEKIDLTWSCQTRADLVDFELLSLMKKSGCWSIAFGIESGSQKILDFIKKGTKIQTIKGAVDSASKAGLETIGFIVIAPPAETKETMEETINFIKELNLTYILPLYFTPFPNSDSYEKIEEFGTLEKDWDKFTTFDLVFIPKGLSKEVLLDYKQRIYREFYLRPKTVLKFIKKIIHGYSWRKLILECLIFIKISMKNIFSKQEKM; from the coding sequence ATGATTGATATACTTTTTATAAATCCGCCGCTTGCAGGTAAAAGAAGGCTCCGGGAATTTTCATCCATTGGCAGTCATAACCCTCCGGTTAACCTTTTATATCTTTCTGCTGCTGCTGAAAAAGCAGGGTTTAAAAGCCAGATACTCGATGCCGAAATATCAAAATTCAGTATCGGGCTGACTGTCCAAGAAATATTAAAGATCAATCCGAAATTTGTCGGTATCACAGCTATGACATTATCCATCGAAACCGCCGCAGTAATTGCAAAAAAACTTAAATCTTCTGATAAGGGTATCCAGATTATTATCGGTGGTATCCATCTAACATCACTGCCTGAAAAAACCATGAACGATTATCCCCATTTTGATATAGGTGTAATCGGGGAGGGGGACATCACAATCGTTGAACTTTTGGACACCTTAAGCAAAAACACCCCCCTGGAAAATGTTAAAGGAATAATTTACCGCACCGGCAACAAAATCAAAATAACAGACGCCCGCTGTTTTATTGAAGATTTAGACGAACTGCCGTTTCCTTCTTTTCACCTTCTACAAAATTTCCCAAATAAATACCGGCCGTCAATACAAAAATTCAGGAGAATGCCTTCTTCAATTCTTCTTACTTCACGGGGGTGCCCGTATAAATGCATTTTCTGTGACTCCAAAGGATTAAAAAACAGTTACAGGAGTTACTCCGTTAAATATATAATCAGCCTTATAAAATACCTGCAGGCTAATTATAAAATAAAAGACATCAATTTCCATGACGATACCTTCACGCTTTACAGGCATAAAATAATTGAATTCTGCAATACAATCTTGTCGGAAAAAATCGATTTAACCTGGTCATGCCAGACCAGGGCAGATCTCGTTGATTTTGAGCTTTTATCGTTAATGAAAAAATCCGGATGCTGGTCAATCGCATTCGGCATTGAAAGCGGTTCTCAAAAAATTCTTGATTTTATAAAAAAAGGGACAAAGATACAGACAATTAAAGGGGCTGTTGATTCAGCGTCCAAAGCGGGACTGGAAACAATCGGATTTATCGTGATAGCCCCCCCCGCCGAAACGAAAGAAACGATGGAAGAAACAATAAATTTTATAAAAGAACTTAACCTGACATACATCCTCCCCCTTTATTTTACGCCTTTCCCGAATTCGGACAGCTATGAAAAAATTGAGGAGTTTGGAACACTGGAAAAGGACTGGGATAAATTTACAACCTTTGACCTTGTTTTTATACCCAAAGGGCTCAGCAAAGAAGTCTTGCTGGATTACAAACAAAGAATTTACCGTGAATTTTATTTAAGGCCAAAAACAGTTTTGAAATTTATAAAAAAAATTATTCATGGGTATTCATGGAGGAAATTAATTCTTGAATGCCTTATTTTTATTAAAATCTCTATGAAAAATATTTTTTCAAAGCAGGAAAAAATGTAA
- a CDS encoding addiction module protein, producing MPSLLQEVENKANNLSEKERAKLAHKLILSLNNETDKGFGEAWEAEIERRIKEIKSGKAKGRPAQEVLAEIQAKYS from the coding sequence ATGCCCTCGTTATTACAAGAAGTAGAAAATAAAGCCAACAACCTATCTGAAAAGGAACGCGCTAAATTAGCGCATAAATTAATTCTGAGCTTGAACAATGAAACGGATAAGGGTTTTGGAGAAGCATGGGAAGCGGAAATAGAGAGGCGCATTAAAGAAATTAAATCCGGTAAGGCTAAAGGAAGGCCTGCTCAGGAAGTACTTGCGGAAATACAGGCAAAATATTCATGA
- a CDS encoding radical SAM protein: protein MKSLFINLPYPDKIIRRYISSYYSPNFYFPPHELLQLATIVKKWKNDPVFFIDSIADRKKAPDILSEISLSKPDILITYVGHFSLNEDLTTINEIKISFPKIVIIAAGFFPTVFPEKILNNSSIDIIIRGEPELTFSSLYDKIKNNEPLNNITGIAFKKDGKISVNPASERIVSLDQIPFPDLSIIGKNLEIYREPYLGRPFTTMTASRGCAYNCSFCIHTYGQKVYFRSLENIKEELEHNLKYFSVKNIRFLDDMFTFKKKNTLQICRLLEKNNINWTCLSRIDTLDTELAETMKKSGCKRVYLGIESGSQKILNILNKKIDKNILKDKLIQIKKSGLEISSFFITGIPGETEEDLNESITLAKETGLDYILVKKLKLWPGTDIYEKYKDKIQFNLFPFENRFKDPMDEQKSTLNEKKFYREFYLRPSYIIKQAKNLLSHPGELLKGFFTLLKYLFSNKTNKDFI from the coding sequence ATGAAATCTTTGTTTATCAATCTTCCTTATCCTGATAAAATAATAAGACGGTATATATCTTCTTATTATTCACCCAATTTTTATTTCCCTCCGCATGAATTGCTTCAACTTGCGACTATTGTAAAAAAATGGAAAAATGACCCTGTTTTTTTCATTGATTCTATCGCGGACAGGAAAAAGGCTCCTGATATTTTAAGTGAAATCTCATTGTCTAAGCCTGATATTTTAATTACTTACGTGGGACATTTTTCACTTAACGAGGATTTAACAACAATTAATGAAATTAAAATTTCATTCCCAAAAATTGTAATTATTGCCGCGGGTTTTTTTCCTACTGTTTTCCCTGAAAAAATATTAAATAATTCTTCTATTGATATCATAATCCGGGGTGAACCGGAATTGACCTTTTCCTCTCTCTACGACAAAATCAAAAATAATGAACCGCTTAACAATATAACAGGGATAGCGTTTAAAAAGGACGGGAAAATTTCAGTCAATCCGGCATCAGAAAGAATTGTCAGCCTCGACCAAATCCCTTTTCCCGATTTATCTATTATCGGAAAAAATTTAGAGATTTACAGGGAACCATACCTTGGCCGGCCGTTCACAACTATGACTGCCAGCCGCGGGTGCGCATACAATTGCAGTTTCTGCATCCATACCTATGGGCAAAAAGTATATTTCCGCTCACTGGAAAATATTAAAGAGGAACTAGAACATAATCTTAAATATTTCAGCGTAAAAAATATCAGATTTTTGGACGACATGTTCACATTTAAAAAAAAGAATACCTTGCAAATCTGCAGACTGCTTGAAAAAAATAATATAAACTGGACATGCCTCAGCAGAATAGATACACTGGATACGGAACTCGCTGAAACTATGAAAAAATCAGGATGTAAACGGGTTTATCTTGGTATTGAAAGCGGCTCCCAGAAAATATTAAATATTTTAAACAAAAAAATCGACAAAAATATTTTAAAAGATAAATTAATCCAAATAAAAAAAAGCGGTCTTGAAATAAGCAGTTTCTTTATCACGGGAATCCCGGGAGAAACAGAGGAAGATTTAAACGAAAGTATCACTCTTGCAAAAGAAACCGGACTGGATTATATTCTTGTCAAAAAGTTAAAACTATGGCCGGGAACAGACATTTATGAAAAATATAAAGACAAAATCCAATTCAATCTTTTCCCTTTTGAAAATAGATTCAAGGACCCGATGGATGAACAAAAGTCGACCCTGAATGAAAAAAAATTTTACAGGGAATTTTATCTAAGGCCCAGCTATATAATAAAGCAGGCAAAAAATCTGTTAAGTCATCCCGGGGAGCTTTTAAAAGGCTTTTTTACTTTATTAAAATATCTTTTTAGCAATAAAACCAACAAAGATTTTATTTAA
- a CDS encoding right-handed parallel beta-helix repeat-containing protein produces MTKRINLLIILSIIIFSRNAKAVTQFTNAMISENTTWSGEIIVLGTVTVGKNASLTILPGTVIRFIPPDGNLNVKGTLLAGGTYEQRITFTLYDENNPLEKWEGVIFSEGVEKDTTSSLSNCLIKFANTGIKCSEKTILSIENCSFIKNNLGINILLSSDVTVSHSEFIENINGAVACEQSNVKILNSYFNNNNDFAITCTKKSEGVIEENLIIKHRYGIIFAFVETKGIIKNNIIQENEFGIFVERLPELMVSNNTLRNNDYGIYLERGPKPGITMNEITENRIGIFIRQNSGLNVNDNNIYNNREYEIGLKEVSSDIIRKMKQIVKDKKDTKDVFPCMKDGLDIPDDVLTDYIDAQRNFWGEEMTKEMELKGDKANITKILDFYDNSEALGKDGNMYKEKYIFYGEWKKTAIEGAGAGKKPSYGLIITK; encoded by the coding sequence GTGACGAAAAGAATAAATTTACTTATTATATTATCAATAATTATATTTTCCAGAAATGCTAAAGCTGTCACGCAATTCACAAATGCAATGATTTCAGAAAACACAACATGGAGCGGGGAAATAATAGTCCTTGGGACTGTTACTGTGGGGAAAAATGCAAGTTTAACTATTCTGCCGGGAACTGTTATACGATTCATCCCGCCTGATGGAAATTTGAATGTTAAAGGGACGTTATTGGCAGGCGGGACATATGAGCAAAGGATAACTTTCACTTTGTATGATGAAAATAATCCTTTGGAAAAATGGGAGGGTGTGATTTTTTCTGAGGGAGTAGAAAAAGATACAACAAGCAGCTTGTCAAATTGTCTTATTAAATTTGCAAACACAGGAATTAAATGTTCTGAAAAGACAATATTAAGTATAGAAAATTGCAGTTTTATTAAGAATAATCTGGGTATTAACATTTTGTTGTCAAGCGATGTCACAGTAAGCCACAGTGAATTTATTGAAAATATAAACGGTGCGGTTGCCTGTGAGCAGTCGAATGTAAAGATATTAAATAGTTATTTTAACAATAATAATGATTTTGCAATTACCTGCACAAAAAAAAGTGAAGGTGTTATAGAAGAAAATTTAATTATAAAGCATCGTTATGGTATTATCTTTGCGTTTGTTGAAACAAAAGGCATTATAAAAAATAATATTATCCAGGAAAATGAATTTGGGATTTTTGTTGAAAGATTGCCGGAATTAATGGTTTCCAACAATACCCTGCGAAATAATGACTATGGTATTTATCTTGAAAGGGGGCCGAAACCGGGTATTACCATGAATGAAATAACTGAAAACAGGATTGGGATATTTATCCGGCAAAATTCCGGTTTAAATGTCAACGATAATAATATTTATAATAATAGAGAGTATGAAATAGGGTTGAAAGAAGTGTCCAGTGATATTATAAGAAAAATGAAACAGATTGTGAAAGATAAAAAGGACACCAAAGATGTTTTTCCTTGTATGAAAGATGGATTAGATATACCGGATGATGTATTAACTGATTATATTGATGCACAAAGAAATTTTTGGGGCGAAGAAATGACAAAAGAAATGGAGTTAAAAGGCGATAAGGCAAATATAACAAAAATTCTGGATTTCTATGATAATTCTGAGGCCCTTGGGAAAGACGGCAACATGTATAAGGAAAAATATATCTTTTACGGTGAATGGAAGAAAACGGCTATAGAAGGGGCTGGCGCGGGAAAAAAGCCTTCATACGGTTTGATTATTACCAAGTGA
- a CDS encoding carboxypeptidase-like regulatory domain-containing protein produces MKKMKWLAVFLLFLNLGCYRGLIKRQENFHKIEGAVSYKDETLPGASVEIFLESGISKDGIDAKPFARLKTGPDGQFAVNLPQDSYYFRAWKPKDESAEKFGEGDYFCYYGGNPVAVIGSRKDLFLKCVKIHTLKKEDKFDLSKPELTGTIIDVNGRPLENAYVYLFSVSNPDSRRAADILSEPTLKDGSFSIMFDTAGSYFLMARRRQNTEEKGPLKIGDYYGYYYGNPLEIKEKTKRHLILECVEKKKDYLPVNFNVPEGKSAIRGRITDKNGNPISGVFAFTYRDEFNTGKKPDYKSMITGEDGLYTILIGEPGFYVVGARKTHGGPPEPGDIYGVYDNASNNKLKIKKGEVVNNINIIVEDIK; encoded by the coding sequence ATGAAAAAAATGAAATGGCTGGCTGTTTTTTTATTGTTTTTGAATTTAGGTTGTTACCGGGGATTAATCAAAAGACAGGAGAATTTTCACAAAATAGAAGGTGCGGTAAGTTATAAAGATGAGACATTGCCTGGTGCCTCAGTCGAAATATTTCTGGAAAGCGGGATTTCTAAAGATGGAATTGATGCAAAACCTTTTGCGCGCTTAAAAACAGGTCCGGACGGGCAATTTGCGGTTAATCTGCCGCAAGACAGTTATTATTTCAGGGCGTGGAAACCAAAAGATGAAAGCGCAGAAAAATTTGGCGAAGGGGATTATTTTTGCTATTATGGCGGGAACCCTGTCGCTGTTATTGGTTCCAGGAAGGATTTATTCTTAAAATGCGTTAAAATCCATACATTAAAAAAAGAAGACAAGTTCGATTTAAGCAAACCGGAATTAACAGGGACTATAATTGATGTCAACGGCAGGCCCCTGGAGAACGCTTATGTATATCTTTTTTCTGTTTCTAATCCGGATTCCAGGCGTGCGGCTGATATATTGTCAGAGCCCACTTTGAAAGACGGGAGTTTTTCGATTATGTTTGATACTGCAGGGTCCTATTTTTTAATGGCAAGGAGGCGCCAGAATACAGAGGAAAAGGGGCCTTTAAAAATAGGCGATTATTACGGATATTATTATGGCAATCCTTTAGAAATAAAAGAAAAAACGAAAAGGCATTTGATATTAGAATGCGTGGAAAAGAAAAAAGATTACCTGCCGGTTAATTTCAATGTGCCCGAGGGAAAATCCGCTATCCGCGGGAGAATAACGGATAAAAATGGGAATCCTATAAGCGGTGTATTTGCTTTTACGTATAGAGATGAGTTTAATACCGGGAAAAAGCCGGATTATAAATCTATGATAACCGGCGAGGACGGTTTGTATACTATCCTTATCGGAGAGCCTGGTTTCTATGTTGTCGGTGCAAGAAAAACACATGGCGGTCCGCCGGAACCAGGGGACATTTATGGGGTTTATGACAATGCCAGTAATAATAAGCTTAAGATTAAAAAGGGTGAAGTTGTAAATAATATTAATATAATAGTGGAGGATATCAAGTGA
- a CDS encoding right-handed parallel beta-helix repeat-containing protein, with protein MPKKFYLVISFLLLFIPEIHAETAINQPVIEGNITWKKEEGPYLIKNDLLINKNSRLIIEPGTKIVISFHRDKLIKILVYGNLYAKGDGNNHIVFTSENDKEKSWQGIIFDGEPSSESIIEYTRIENARCAIACFKASPLIKNNILSVNDIAIICENHSSPKITGNVIKNNGTAETYTSAIHCNLWSNPEIYQNTLEKNYGHSIYCDVYSSPLISENSINTTLGADIVCSSFSNPKIINNDLSKGTSEFSIILYNSSPEITANKIYNKRFYGITCVSSSPIIYNNIISENNTGIFCINSPGYILENTISHSKTGIILAENSKPEVIHNNIVSNQTDVKLIRNKFGVDLKENTWDWENKRGKSEISYWKEKYSENNATFAFGTQISKKVTPDGKVEPLILFHSFREGSWDIGLLDGSTFQWVLLTKDNSYNGSAVWSIDGSFITFTSNREGNWEIFTMDTKGENIKNMTKSPSFVEEAPPMWSPDGKKLCYFRETPECQTVIMDMESKIIEKIDFSKIEENYPGLYPLVFMWIP; from the coding sequence ATGCCAAAAAAGTTTTATCTTGTAATATCTTTTCTTCTATTGTTTATACCCGAAATTCATGCAGAAACCGCCATCAACCAACCTGTAATAGAAGGGAATATTACCTGGAAAAAAGAAGAAGGTCCTTATTTAATCAAAAATGACCTTCTTATAAATAAAAATTCACGCCTAATTATTGAACCTGGGACTAAAATTGTAATTTCTTTCCACAGGGATAAATTGATAAAAATTCTCGTGTATGGAAATTTATACGCAAAGGGAGATGGAAACAATCATATAGTTTTTACCTCTGAAAATGACAAAGAAAAAAGCTGGCAGGGAATTATTTTCGACGGAGAACCTTCGAGTGAAAGCATAATAGAATATACCCGTATAGAAAATGCCCGGTGCGCAATTGCATGTTTTAAAGCCTCTCCCCTAATCAAAAATAATATACTCTCGGTAAATGATATTGCAATTATCTGTGAAAACCATTCCTCTCCCAAAATTACCGGTAATGTTATTAAAAATAACGGCACCGCTGAAACTTACACATCGGCTATTCACTGCAATTTATGGTCAAACCCTGAAATTTATCAAAATACGCTGGAGAAAAATTATGGCCATTCTATCTATTGCGACGTATATTCTTCTCCGTTAATCAGCGAAAACTCGATAAATACAACTCTGGGGGCTGATATTGTATGCTCATCCTTTTCTAATCCGAAAATTATAAATAACGACCTTTCTAAAGGCACTTCTGAATTCAGTATTATACTTTACAATTCTTCTCCCGAAATAACCGCAAACAAAATATATAATAAAAGATTTTATGGTATTACATGTGTTTCTTCCTCCCCCATCATTTACAACAATATAATTTCAGAAAATAATACGGGAATATTTTGTATCAACTCGCCGGGATACATCCTGGAAAATACTATTTCACATTCCAAGACCGGTATAATTCTTGCGGAAAACTCCAAACCTGAAGTCATACACAATAATATAGTTTCAAATCAAACCGATGTTAAACTTATAAGAAATAAATTTGGCGTCGATCTTAAAGAGAATACCTGGGATTGGGAAAATAAAAGAGGTAAATCTGAAATTAGTTACTGGAAGGAAAAATATTCCGAAAATAACGCTACCTTCGCGTTTGGCACACAAATATCTAAAAAAGTAACTCCGGATGGGAAAGTGGAACCTTTAATCTTATTTCACTCATTCCGGGAGGGAAGCTGGGACATTGGTTTACTTGACGGGTCAACTTTTCAATGGGTACTTCTTACAAAAGATAATTCTTATAACGGCTCAGCCGTATGGTCAATTGACGGCAGTTTTATAACTTTTACTTCCAACCGCGAGGGAAATTGGGAAATTTTTACGATGGATACTAAAGGTGAAAATATTAAAAACATGACTAAGTCCCCTTCGTTTGTTGAAGAAGCACCTCCCATGTGGTCGCCTGACGGCAAAAAGCTTTGTTATTTCAGGGAAACTCCTGAATGCCAGACCGTGATAATGGACATGGAATCCAAAATCATTGAAAAAATAGATTTTAGTAAAATTGAAGAAAATTATCCCGGCCTTTATCCTTTAGTTTTTATGTGGATACCATAA
- the purM gene encoding phosphoribosylformylglycinamidine cyclo-ligase, with product MKQPSLKPAKKLSYSKSGVDTLQEEKGMKSLLKWISRADSFRKGIGRPVLESGYFANVLDMGNNMGLAVSCDGVGTKLLIAEMMNKYDTIGIDCIAMNVNDLICVGSEPLSMLDYLAVQKVDPKIFEEIGKGLYRGAKQANINIPGGEVAQIKEMIRGYEDDSGIDIAGTCIGIVALDKIIIGQDLQEGDIVIGLRSSGIHSNGLTLARNVLLNKTGFKINKYFPALKRTLGEELLEPTHIYVPEIMEILRSGINVKALSNITGDGLTNLTRVYNKNISFIIDCLPEPQPIFGIIQKFGDISDEEMFQTFNMGIGFCVTVSKNDVKKCMEILKKHKVEAYTIGYTVKDKKNKVIIESMNLTGENNYFYKM from the coding sequence ATGAAACAACCTTCATTAAAACCAGCAAAAAAACTAAGTTATTCAAAATCCGGAGTTGACACACTGCAGGAAGAAAAGGGCATGAAATCCCTGTTAAAATGGATAAGCAGGGCAGATAGTTTTCGTAAAGGCATCGGAAGGCCTGTCCTTGAATCAGGTTATTTTGCGAATGTCCTGGATATGGGAAATAATATGGGACTGGCCGTCTCCTGCGACGGCGTTGGCACAAAACTTCTTATCGCCGAGATGATGAATAAATACGACACAATTGGCATAGACTGTATAGCGATGAATGTTAATGATCTTATCTGCGTGGGTTCCGAGCCTTTATCGATGCTTGATTATCTCGCGGTCCAAAAAGTTGACCCGAAAATATTTGAGGAAATAGGAAAAGGATTATATAGAGGCGCGAAACAGGCAAATATAAATATCCCTGGCGGTGAAGTAGCGCAGATAAAAGAGATGATAAGAGGATATGAAGATGATTCCGGAATTGATATCGCCGGGACATGTATCGGAATCGTCGCCCTGGATAAAATAATAATCGGGCAGGATTTGCAGGAAGGTGATATTGTTATCGGGCTCCGCTCCAGCGGCATTCACAGTAACGGACTGACACTAGCCAGGAACGTGCTGTTAAATAAAACGGGATTTAAAATAAATAAATATTTCCCCGCATTAAAAAGGACCCTTGGAGAAGAACTGCTCGAACCAACTCATATTTATGTGCCGGAAATAATGGAGATTCTAAGGTCAGGAATTAATGTCAAAGCCTTATCCAATATAACGGGTGACGGGCTTACAAATTTGACAAGGGTTTATAATAAAAATATCAGTTTTATCATTGACTGCCTGCCGGAACCTCAGCCTATTTTTGGGATAATTCAAAAATTCGGGGACATTTCTGATGAAGAGATGTTCCAAACATTCAATATGGGTATAGGCTTTTGTGTCACGGTATCTAAAAATGATGTAAAAAAATGCATGGAAATCCTCAAAAAACACAAAGTAGAAGCATACACCATCGGTTACACAGTAAAAGATAAGAAAAATAAAGTAATTATTGAATCTATGAATTTAACCGGGGAAAATAATTATTTTTACAAAATGTAA
- a CDS encoding PQQ-binding-like beta-propeller repeat protein, whose product MKNFFIVLLIFFSIFTNPPLIYSQDIEWPTFHQNAARNGIRGDYPRPPLKLIWKFKAGKEICSTPAVWKNMVFFGTNDSHLYCIDALNGRLKWKFKTGSWIQSSPAIAQNKILFGSLDKHLYCLDAETGKLAWKFKSRDKIYSPPTIDGDSVYFGSYDYYVYSVGISNGKLNWEFKTQGKIWVCSPLVIEDQIFIGSMDYYLYALDKKTGGLNWAYRAGNSVEASPGYSGNKIVVPSWDSFVYAFNPKNGEIIWKTKLKDKICSPASITENKVFVGSWDKNLYALNLETGEILWEFLARDRILTCAVATREFVYFGSMDDSIYILKASTGEKVWEFKTGGDIGGSPVIADNILYCGSSDGFLYAFTEDK is encoded by the coding sequence GTGAAAAATTTTTTTATTGTCCTATTAATATTTTTTTCAATCTTCACCAACCCGCCTTTAATATATAGCCAGGACATTGAATGGCCTACATTTCACCAAAATGCGGCCCGAAACGGGATAAGGGGAGATTACCCCAGGCCGCCGTTAAAATTAATCTGGAAGTTCAAGGCAGGTAAAGAAATTTGTTCCACACCCGCTGTTTGGAAAAACATGGTTTTTTTCGGAACAAACGACAGCCATCTTTACTGCATTGATGCTCTAAACGGCCGGCTTAAATGGAAATTTAAAACCGGTTCATGGATTCAATCTTCGCCCGCGATCGCTCAAAATAAAATTTTGTTTGGATCCCTGGATAAACATCTTTATTGTTTAGACGCAGAAACAGGGAAACTTGCCTGGAAATTTAAATCCAGGGACAAAATATATTCCCCTCCTACCATCGACGGGGATTCCGTTTATTTTGGTTCCTATGATTATTATGTTTATTCGGTTGGCATATCAAACGGGAAACTAAATTGGGAATTCAAAACCCAGGGGAAAATATGGGTCTGCTCGCCCCTTGTAATTGAAGATCAAATTTTTATAGGTTCAATGGATTATTATCTATATGCCCTGGATAAAAAAACAGGCGGCTTAAACTGGGCTTACCGCGCAGGTAACAGCGTCGAAGCTTCTCCCGGTTATTCCGGAAATAAAATAGTTGTTCCATCCTGGGACAGCTTTGTATATGCCTTTAATCCTAAAAACGGGGAAATAATCTGGAAGACAAAATTAAAAGATAAAATCTGTTCTCCCGCGTCAATTACCGAAAATAAGGTCTTTGTGGGAAGCTGGGACAAAAATCTTTATGCCTTAAATCTTGAGACAGGAGAAATTTTGTGGGAATTCCTGGCAAGAGACAGGATCCTGACCTGTGCAGTCGCCACCAGGGAATTTGTTTATTTCGGATCAATGGACGATTCGATATATATCCTGAAAGCTTCAACCGGGGAAAAAGTATGGGAATTCAAAACCGGCGGAGACATAGGGGGGTCCCCTGTAATTGCAGACAATATACTTTATTGCGGGTCTTCAGATGGTTTTCTCTATGCTTTTACAGAAGATAAATAA
- a CDS encoding DUF4846 domain-containing protein: MNVYIKLIFAIFISVIYATVYANSNIYPWLGRYNERHAIGSQIAVPAGYQRMNVQKGSFPYWLRHMPLKEGQTAVYLYNGEKKENQEAHAAVIDIDTGNTDLQQCADAVIRLKAEYLYLKRDYKSIHFNFTNGENLLFETWIAGYRPVVTGSKIKWQKQEEPDSTYSNFKKYLKAVFTYAGTFSLNQELQAVGINEMEIGDVFIQAGFPGHAVIVVDMAVHQKTGDKIFLLAQSYMPAQDIHVLKNPSNESLSPWYELMFEKELKTPEWTFQKEHLKRFRN; encoded by the coding sequence ATGAATGTATATATTAAGCTGATATTCGCCATATTTATTTCCGTTATTTACGCTACAGTATATGCAAATTCAAATATCTATCCCTGGCTTGGCCGGTATAATGAAAGACATGCAATTGGTAGTCAAATTGCGGTTCCGGCCGGATATCAAAGGATGAACGTGCAAAAGGGTTCTTTTCCATATTGGCTGAGACATATGCCCCTGAAAGAGGGACAGACTGCGGTTTATCTTTATAACGGGGAAAAAAAGGAGAATCAGGAAGCACACGCGGCTGTGATAGATATAGATACTGGCAATACCGATTTACAGCAGTGCGCGGACGCGGTCATCAGGCTTAAAGCGGAATATCTTTATTTAAAAAGGGATTATAAATCTATTCATTTTAATTTCACAAACGGGGAGAATTTATTATTCGAAACATGGATAGCGGGATACCGTCCTGTTGTGACCGGCAGTAAGATAAAATGGCAAAAACAGGAAGAGCCCGATTCCACATATTCAAATTTTAAAAAATATTTAAAAGCAGTATTTACATACGCCGGAACGTTTTCGTTAAACCAGGAACTTCAAGCAGTCGGTATTAATGAAATGGAAATCGGCGATGTTTTCATCCAGGCGGGATTTCCGGGCCACGCGGTTATTGTAGTTGATATGGCTGTCCATCAAAAAACCGGGGATAAGATATTTTTATTGGCACAGAGTTATATGCCTGCGCAGGATATTCATGTCCTGAAAAATCCTTCAAATGAATCATTAAGTCCCTGGTATGAATTGATGTTTGAGAAAGAGCTTAAAACACCCGAATGGACATTTCAGAAAGAACACTTGAAAAGATTTCGGAATTGA